The Triticum aestivum cultivar Chinese Spring chromosome 7B, IWGSC CS RefSeq v2.1, whole genome shotgun sequence genome window below encodes:
- the LOC123158209 gene encoding acetylajmalan esterase-like yields MASSAASFALSLLLVAAALQCCHGQGGAVAAIYSLGDSITDTGNLVKEAPPGVFETIKHLPYGLTFGRPTGRCSDGLLMIDFLAQDTGLPLLNPYLAKNRSFDHGANFAVAGATAMDLADQFNGSFSMPFTSNSLKLQLRWFKDFMKSTFNTDEEIRKRLQSSLVLVGEIGGNDYNFAFFGNKPVSEVEKLIPAVVQTIINATKQVLDMGASRVIIPGNFPIGCLPSYLTAMESPEPSAYDSMGCLNDLNLLAAKHNAQLQRAVADLRASYPDAAIAYADYFNSFLSLLKGAPALGFDEDSTHKACCGAGGKYNYEERRACGVEGATVCADPSAYVSWDGIHMTQAAYKAMSRLIYHGRYLRPQILSFPEKNGDPAEIRDINVHARVPVVLDAFNSTYFAWKTYFSLLFRENNLVDQVEGTVDSRAMVDDPEWTTIGATIIWWFFTTISKDLFHTVVSASDDARAMWVKLNDLFTENKLQRRVFLQQEFFDCH; encoded by the exons ATGGCTTCCTCTGCAGCCTCATTTGCTTTGTCCCTCCTGCTCGTTGCCGCCGCTCTACAGTGCTGCCACGGGCAAGGCGGCGCCGTGGCGGCGATCTACAGCCTCGGCGACTCCATCACGGACACGGGGAACCTGGTCAAGGAGGCGCCGCCGGGCGTCTTCGAGACCATCAAGCACCTCCCCTACGGCCTCACCTTCGGCCGCCCCACCGGCCGATGCTCCGACGGCCTCCTCATGATCGACTTCCTCG CTCAGGACACGGGCCTCCCGCTCCTCAACCCTTACCTGGCCAAGAACAGAAGCTTCGACCACGGCGCCAACTTTGccgtcgccggagccaccgccATGGACCTCGCCGACCAGTTCAACGGGAGCTTTTCCATGCCTTTCACCTCCAACTCCCTCAAGCTGCAGCTCAGGTGGTTCAAGGACTTCATGAAGTCCACCTTCAACACCGACGAAG AGATTCGCAAGAGGCTACAGTCCTCTCTGGTGTTGGTCGGGGAAATAGGAGGAAACGACTACAACTTCGCCTTCTTCGGGAACAAGCCTGTCAGTGAGGTGGAGAAGCTAATCCCAGCCGTGGTTCAGACCATCATCAATGCCACCAAG CAAGTGCTGGACATGGGCGCGAGCAGAGTCATCATCCCGGGCAACTTCCCCATCGGCTGCCTCCCGAGCTACCTCACCGCCATGGAATCGCCGGAGCCGTCGGCCTACGACTCCATGGGGTGCCTGAACGACCTCAACCTCCTCGCCGCCAAGCACAACGCGCagctccagcgagccgtcgccgaTCTCCGGGCGTCATACCCGGACGCGGCCATCGCCTACGCCGACTACTTCAACTCCTTCCTCAGCCTCCTCAAGGGCGCCCCGGCACTCG GTTTCGACGAGGATAGCACGCACAAGGCGTGCTGTGGCGCCGGCGGCAAGTACAACTACGAGGAGAGGCGGGCGTGCGGCGTGGAGGGGGCGACGGTGTGTGCGGACCCGTCGGCGTACGTGAGCTGGGACGGCATCCACATGACCCAGGCGGCGTACAAGGCCATGTCCAGGCTTATCTACCATGGGAGGTACCTTCGGCCTCAGATACTCAGCTTCCCGGAGAAGAATGG GGATCCTGCTGAAATTCGCGACATCAACGTCCACGCACGCGTCCCCGTCGTCCTCGATGCCTTCAACTCCACGTACTTCGCGTGGAAGACATACTTCTCGCTGCTCTTCCGCGAGAACAACCTCGTGGATCAAGTTGAGGGCACCGTTGACTCCCGCGCCATGGTGGACGACCCCGAGTGGACCACGATCGGCGCCACGATCATCtggtggttcttcaccaccatctccaaggaCCTGTTTCACACGGTAGTGAGCGCTAGCGACGACGCCCGCGCCATGTGGGTTAAGCTAAACGACCTCTTCACCGAAAACAAGCTTCAGCGCCGCGTTTTCTTACAGCAAGAATTTTTTGACTGTCACTAG